The Bacteroidota bacterium genome includes the window TGTATGGATATACGCCCAGAAACCTTTCGGAAAGTTATACTCGCTGCGTACCTATGCTAGCTATATTTATTTAATAATATTTTTCTCACTACCCTTCATTAAAATCAACGGTGATCCGTTTTTTCTTATCAATATTATGGAAGGAAAATTTGTGCTTTTTACCATGGTTTTTTGGCCACAGGATTTCTTTCTGTTTGGTTTGGGGATGATGATATTTGTGTTATTTGTAGCATTGTTTACAGTTGTTTTTGGAAGAGTTTTTTGTGGATGGGCATGTCCACAAACAATTTTCCTGGAAATGATTTTTCGTAAAATCGAGTACTGGATTGAAGGCGATGCTTCCTATCAAAAAAAATTAAATAACGGGCCTTGGACAAAAGAGAAAATACGAAAAAAAATCACTAAAAATGTACTTTTTTTCCTCGCTTCATTTGTAATTGCAAATACATTCTTGTCCTACATTATCGGTATCGACAAATTATTTCATATAATGTCCGAACCAATTCAAAATCATCTTGGGGGTTTCATTGCTATTATTGCTTTTACTGGAATATTTTATGGTGTATATGTTCGTTTTCGCGAACAAGTTTGCTTAGTCGTTTGCCCTTACGGAAGATTGCAAGGCGTATTGCTCGATAGAGATTCAGTAGTTGTAGCCTACGATTATAAACGAGGTGAACAACGCGGAAAATTTCACAAAAATGAAAATAGGTCTCTTGGCGATTGTATCGATTGTCACCAATGCGTTAAAGTGTGTCCAACTGGCATAGATATTCGAAATGGAACTCAATTGGAATGTGTGAATTGTACCGCTTGTATAGATGTTTGCAACCATATGATGGAAAGTGTTGGCTTGCCTAAAAATTTAATACGATACGATTCAGAAAACGGGATTGCTTCAAATCAAAAATTGCGTTTCACAGGACGTATGAAAGCATACACAGCAGTGTTAACTATTTTGATAGGAGTTGAAGTTTTTTTACTTGCCAGCAGAAGCGATGTGGATGCTACAATTATTAGAGCAAGAGGAATGTTGTATCAAGAACAACCGGATAATAAAATAAGCAATTTGTACAACATTAAGTTGATTAACAAAACACACCACGATTTTCCGATTTCTCTTAAATTGGAGGATAATGTTGGAGAAATTAAACTCATTGGAAAAGACTTAATAGTAAAAGAGGAATCTCAAATTAGCAGTGAGTTTTTTGTTTATATCGACAAGAATAAAATTACAAAAAGAAAAGCCGATTATAAGGTTGGAATCTATTCTGGAGATAAAAAAATGAAGACAATTTCAATTAGTTTTTTAAGTCCAATTTCACGTTAAAATTATAGTTATGAACTGGGGAAAAAAAATTGCCATTTTGTATATTGGGTTCATTTGTATGATAGGCCTTTTGGTTTATAAATCAAGTGCCGAAAGAGTTGATTTAGTGAGCCCCGATTACTATGCACAAGAACTGAAGTTTCAAGATAAAATAAATCAGATGAACAATATGAATCTGATCTCAGGCAAGTTAGAGTATCAAGCAAAAAATAATATCATTACCATCAATTATCCGAAAAGCTGGCAAGAGTTTCCTGCTACTGGCGAAATTAAATTTTATCGGCCATCAAATTCAAAACTCGATTTTTCCACATCGTTAAAAATTGATAGTACCGGAGTACAACAAATTCAAAATGCCCAATTTGAACGCGGAATTTATACCATGCAAATTGGCTTTACACAGCAAGGCAAGAAATATTACATGGAGCAACAAGTTTTTATGAATTAGTATGGAATTTTTGATCGCTGCATTTACGTTAGGTTTTCTTGGTAGCTTTCATTGCATTGGAATGTGCGGTCCAATTGCATTGGCCTTACCTTTAAGTAGCTCAAGTAAATGGGCACGTGTGCTTGGCGCTTTGCTATATAATTTGGGAAGAAGTTTTACTTATGCAGTATTCGGAATAGTTTTCGGATTATTAGGAAAGTCATTTGTAATAGCAGGTTTCCAACAATCAATTTCTATTTTCCTTGGTGTTTTAATATTAATTATTGTACTATTTCCCGAACGATCTATGAACCGTTTTCAATTTAGTAGCAAATTGTACAATCTAATTAATAAGTTGAAGTCAAAATTTACACACCTGTTTTCTCAAAAGAACTACTACTCACTTTTTTTAAT containing:
- the ccoG gene encoding cytochrome c oxidase accessory protein CcoG, which produces MENNKMESDESFRDSIATIDKQGKRVWIYAQKPFGKLYSLRTYASYIYLIIFFSLPFIKINGDPFFLINIMEGKFVLFTMVFWPQDFFLFGLGMMIFVLFVALFTVVFGRVFCGWACPQTIFLEMIFRKIEYWIEGDASYQKKLNNGPWTKEKIRKKITKNVLFFLASFVIANTFLSYIIGIDKLFHIMSEPIQNHLGGFIAIIAFTGIFYGVYVRFREQVCLVVCPYGRLQGVLLDRDSVVVAYDYKRGEQRGKFHKNENRSLGDCIDCHQCVKVCPTGIDIRNGTQLECVNCTACIDVCNHMMESVGLPKNLIRYDSENGIASNQKLRFTGRMKAYTAVLTILIGVEVFLLASRSDVDATIIRARGMLYQEQPDNKISNLYNIKLINKTHHDFPISLKLEDNVGEIKLIGKDLIVKEESQISSEFFVYIDKNKITKRKADYKVGIYSGDKKMKTISISFLSPISR
- a CDS encoding sulfite exporter TauE/SafE family protein, producing the protein MEFLIAAFTLGFLGSFHCIGMCGPIALALPLSSSSKWARVLGALLYNLGRSFTYAVFGIVFGLLGKSFVIAGFQQSISIFLGVLILIIVLFPERSMNRFQFSSKLYNLINKLKSKFTHLFSQKNYYSLFLIGLLNGLLPCGLVYLGVIGAIATGDAIQGALFMVLFGLGTLPAMFSLALISNQISISFRTKIRKAVPFFVSAMAVLLILRGLNLGVPYVSPKLSKTDSTKHECCHKK
- a CDS encoding FixH family protein, with protein sequence MNWGKKIAILYIGFICMIGLLVYKSSAERVDLVSPDYYAQELKFQDKINQMNNMNLISGKLEYQAKNNIITINYPKSWQEFPATGEIKFYRPSNSKLDFSTSLKIDSTGVQQIQNAQFERGIYTMQIGFTQQGKKYYMEQQVFMN